In Methanococcus voltae, the sequence TGCTCACGATATGCCTTTATCAAACTACTTAATAAAAGCCGAAGAATCAGGTGTCGAAGTAATAATTATTGGCTGTCAAGCTAAAAGAATTACTATGCCGGATATAGAAGTTGGTTTAACCGAAGAAGTTAAAAATTCACTCGACGATGCTGTTAATATGGTATTAGAAGAGATAAAATAATAATAAAAATAATAATAGTGATAATAGTGATAATAACAATAATACTAACAGTATAAATTTATTCACTAATTTATTTACTAATTTATTTACTAAGTATGGGTGATAATTTGGAAGAATTAAAAGGTAGAATTATTTCAAAAGGATATACAGAAGGAGAAATTATTATATCCAATAGTCCGATTTCTTTTTTAGGAGGAGTTAGTGAAGAAGGGGTTATTACGGATAAAGAGAATGAATTATACGGCGAAAGCATAGCAAATAAAATATTCGTGTTCCCCACTGGAAAAGGCAGTACTGTGGGCTCCTATGTAATATATGGACTTGCAAAAAAAGGACTATTAAAAGGTATTGTAAATCAGGATTGTGAGCCTATTGTAGCCACAGGCGCTATTTTAGGCAAGATACCACTCGTT encodes:
- a CDS encoding DUF126 domain-containing protein, with the protein product MGDNLEELKGRIISKGYTEGEIIISNSPISFLGGVSEEGVITDKENELYGESIANKIFVFPTGKGSTVGSYVIYGLAKKGLLKGIVNQDCEPIVATGAILGKIPLVDHIDISKLKNGDKIVVDGNNGMVKIEN